In Mercenaria mercenaria strain notata chromosome 15, MADL_Memer_1, whole genome shotgun sequence, a single genomic region encodes these proteins:
- the LOC123558393 gene encoding uncharacterized protein LOC123558393: MCNNADTGFYVANLAKFQINVMETFGNSTALIDAQSGESYTYRQVIDRIQRLAAGLQEIGLRQGDVICALTFNTIEYPIIWYAANLIGATFQTASPLYTDEELERRFKECSTKFLVTTPKQANRISTMIQNIKLRSFSFSKPNILSTMIVIGKSNTHVQYESLFTSKRVTKPADCNPLTTTAILLSSSGTTGLPKFVQLSHVNIISNMIHLRESLKQKPGTCTVLSLPVFHHFGVHTALGTGLFIGLKIVVMDRFETGRYLSLIQKYQAKFLQIVPTMAARLIKFPERSKYDTSSVKFIMTAAAPLGVGIEKHLKEMFNLKFIGQGYGLTETGFNAGNTFQHHKYGSSGVVPEGVLVKIVDIDTGEKLSEGRRGEIHVGGPQITIGYLNNPEADKVSFDKDGYFKTGDIGYMDSEGFLFIVDRIKELIKFQGMQVAPAYLEDILVKHTAIADAAVIGIPDTDAGELPKAFVVKQPGANITVEEVIQYTAGHVAPHMRLRGGVEFISEVPRNPSGKILRRFLRDGSNKSKL, from the exons ATGTGTAACAACGCAGATACAGGATTTTATGTCGCAAATTTGGCgaagtttcaaataaatgtaatgGAAACGTTTGGAAATTCTACAGCTCTG ATCGATGCCCAAAGTGGGGAAAGTTATACATATAGACAAGTAATAGACCGCATACAGAGACTTGCAGCGGGACTTCAGGAGATAGGTTTGAGGCAAGGAGATGTTATATGTGCACTGACGTTCAATACTATAGAATATCCTATTATATGGTATGCAGCAAACCTCATCGGGGCAACTTTTCAGACGGCATCACCGCTATATACAGACG AAGAACTAGAAAGACGATTTAAAGAATGCAGCACGAAATTTCTTGTGACAACTCCAAAACAGGCGAACAGAATTTCAACTATGATCCAAAATATA AAACTTCGTTCGTTTTCGTTTTCGAAACCCAACATTTTATCAACAATGATTGTGATAGGCAAGAGCAATACGCACGTGCAATACGAAAGCTTATTTACAAGTAAAAGAGTAACCAAGCCCGCGGACTGTAATCCATTGACGACTACAGCTATATTATTGTCATCAAGTGGAACGACGGGATTGCCGAAATTTGTTCAACTTTCACATGTCAACATCATTTCAAATATGATCCATCTAAG AGAGAGTTTGAAACAGAAACCTGGCACGTGCACAGTTCTGTCACTTCCAGTGTTTCATCATTTTGGTGTTCACACAGCGCTTGGAACTGGGCTTTTCATAGGTCTGAAAATTGTAGTCATGGATAGATTTGAGACAGGGCGATATCTGTCTCTTATACAAAAATATCAG GCCAAATTTCTACAAATTGTTCCAACGATGGCGGCCAGATTAATCAAGTTTCCAGAGAGGTCAAAGTATGATACCTCTAGCGTCAAATTTATAATGACAGCGGCTGCACCACTGGGAGTCGGAATAGAGAAACATTTAAAAGAGATGTTTAATCTGAAATTCATAGGACAAG GGTATGGTCTTACAGAAACCGGATTCAATGCCGGTAATACATTTCAACATCACAAGTACGGATCAAGTGGAGTGGTACCAGAAGGTGTTCTTGTTAAG ATTGTTGATATTGACACTGGAGAAAAGCTTTCAGAAGGAAGACGTGGTGAAATTCATGTAGGAGGTCCACAGATTACGATTGGTTACCTAAACAACCCAGAGGCCGACAAGGTTTCGTTTGATAAAGATGGCTATTTTAAGACTG GAGATATTGGATATATGGACAGCGAGGGGTTCCTCTTTATCGTGGACAGGATCAAAGAGTTGATAAAATTTCAAGGAATGcag GTAGCCCCCGCTTACCTGGAGGACATTCTGGTCAAACATACTGCAATTGCTGACGCTGCAGTTATTGGTATACCAGACACGGATGCAGGCGAACTCCCGAAAGCTTTTGTAGTTAAACAACCTGGTGCGAATATCACAGTAGAGGAAGTTATACAATACACCGCAG GTCATGTCGCCCCTCATATGAGGCTACGTGGAGGGGTTGAGTTCATTTCTGAAGTTCCAAGAAATCCCTCTGGGAAAATACTTCGTCGTTTTCTTCGAGATGGGAGCAACAAATCTAAATTATAA